One genomic region from Podarcis raffonei isolate rPodRaf1 chromosome 16, rPodRaf1.pri, whole genome shotgun sequence encodes:
- the LOC128403957 gene encoding Golgi-associated RAB2 interactor protein 4-like, translating to MEQGKTMEAPKPPSHIATKGLFNTAMGPLQRQLRSGEYNLFKCATMFESDFVQVSKRGGTLDVHNQVQMVRVAIAATSPGLQVPNVLLLARPIFPSRQQPQSLQAARLHRTSMNTRFELTRLLPLCFVKISIHDFDKQQLRFKMSTGRTFYLQLCPLPDTQESEFESWVKVVHLLRPPSDVSLKKEPVEDLWKPGQPALNATANPAPQLPAGREYTLAEVLSTLQEEEDKRNPAEPLTNQYSILEPRSSPSPTPSQGIPAESESLPPSEGPSSKELLQRSSKGEKKDRRHKDRSSGSRKSSRRKRSSKSRRSHSSKRAASRSPSKISSILMGSFSSTSHKHHKGSRKEGRERRH from the exons ATGGAGCAAGGGAAGACGATGGAGGCGCCCAAACCACCCAGTCACATCGCCACCAAAGGCCTCTTCAATACAGCTATGGGGCCCCTCCAGCGCCAACTACGCTCCGGGGAGTACAACCTGTTCAAGTGTGCCACCATGTTTGAAAGCGACTTTGTCCAG GTCAGCAAGCGAGGTGGCACCCTGGACGTCCACAATCAAGTCCAGATGGTGCGGGTTGCCATTGCGGCCACCAGCCCAGGCCTTCAGGTCCCCAACGTGCTGTTGCTGGCCCGGCCAATATTCCCTTCCCGACAGCAGCCTCAAAGCCTCCAGGCCGCCCGGTTACACCGCACTTCGATGAATACGAGGTTTGAGCTGACCAG GCTCCTTCCCTTGTGCTTTGTCAAGATCTCCATCCATGACTTTGATAAGCAACAGCTCCGATTCAAAATGTCCACCGGCCGCACTTTCTACCTCCAGCTCTGCCCACTACCAGATACACAGGAAAGTGAATTTGAGTCATGGGTCAAGGTTGTCCACCTACTGCGACCCCCCTCGGACGTTAGCCTGAAGAAGGAACCTGTTGAAGACCTATGGAAGCCCGGCCAGCCTGCTCTCAACGCTACAGCT AATCCTGCGCCCCAGCTCCCCGCAGGCAGAGAGTACACCCTTGCAGAAGTCCTAAGCactttgcaagaagaagaagacaagagGAACCCAGCTGAGCCCTTGACGAATCAGTATAGCATCCTTGAACCCAGAAGCAGCCCATCTCCAACTCCCAGCCAAGGGATACCAGCAGAATCCGAGAGCCTCCCACCTTCAGAGGGTCCAAGTTCCAAAGAGCTCCTTCAAAGGTCCTCCAAGGGCGAGAAGAAGGACAGGAGGCATAAGGACCGCTCGTCTGGAAGCAG aaaaagcagcagaaggAAAAGGTCAAGCAAGTCACGCCGAAGCCATTCATCAAAGAGAG cTGCCAGCCGGAGCCCCAGCAAGATCTCCTCTATTCTCATGGGTTCCTTCTCCAGCACCAGCCACAAACACCACAAAGGAAGCAGAAAGGAGGGCAGAGAGAGGAGGCATTGA
- the NHLH1 gene encoding helix-loop-helix protein 1 — translation MMLNSDQTELDLQPTHSETESVFSDCGGRGLAGEEAGGGGGGLGLCSQSRVAEPGDPLKKDLQHLSREERRRRRRATAKYRTAHATRERIRVEAFNMAFAELRKLLPTLPPDKKLSKIEILRLAICYISYLNHVLDV, via the coding sequence ATGATGCTCAATTCGGACCAGACCGAGCTGGACCTCCAGCCCACGCACTCCGAGACGGAGTCGGTCTTCAGCGACTGCGGAGGCCGAGGCCTGGCGGGGGAAGAAgccgggggcggcggcggcgggctggGCTTGTGCAGCCAGTCCCGGGTAGCTGAGCCTGGCGACCCTCTGAAGAAAGACCTGCAGCACCTGAGCCgcgaggagcggcggcggcggcggcgcgccaCGGCCAAGTACCGGACGGCGCACGCCACGCGAGAGCGCATCCGCGTGGAGGCCTTCAACATGGCCTTCGCCGAGCTCCGCAAGCTGCTGCCCACGCTGCCCCCGGACAAGAAGCTCTCCAAGATCGAGATCCTGCGGCTCGCCATCTGCTACATCTCCTACCTGAACCACGTGCTGGACGTCTGA